In the genome of Parvularculales bacterium, one region contains:
- a CDS encoding tripartite tricarboxylate transporter TctB family protein — translation MTDTGRFDFFLGVGIFCLGVLGLLVIVPLGVVVPDGINVRALKPSFWPNIIFTVICLTGIAVAGKSVRRHKKHKSANRKTGTSRTKGVSKSRDLDFGPAMFRAGVIVCVLLGVYFGIGFLGIPFTGMLSLVFLMIFAGERRLHVVAPIAVIVPVLLYAFFYYVASVPIPLGIFEVLL, via the coding sequence ATGACTGATACAGGCCGATTCGATTTTTTCCTGGGGGTGGGCATCTTCTGTCTTGGAGTGTTGGGTCTCCTTGTCATTGTGCCCTTGGGCGTTGTGGTGCCTGATGGCATCAATGTGAGAGCTTTGAAGCCCAGTTTCTGGCCGAATATAATTTTCACGGTGATCTGCCTCACCGGCATCGCAGTTGCCGGGAAGTCAGTCCGGCGACACAAAAAACACAAATCGGCAAACCGCAAGACCGGAACGTCTCGCACTAAAGGCGTATCCAAGTCGAGAGATTTGGATTTTGGCCCGGCCATGTTTCGTGCCGGCGTTATCGTTTGTGTGTTGCTGGGGGTTTATTTCGGCATAGGATTTTTGGGAATTCCGTTTACAGGCATGCTATCCTTGGTCTTTCTCATGATTTTCGCCGGTGAAAGGCGCCTCCATGTGGTGGCCCCGATTGCGGTCATCGTTCCGGTATTGCTTTATGCATTCTTTTACTATGTCGCAAGTGTGCCCATTCCGCTTGGAATTTTTGAAGTGCTGCTATGA
- a CDS encoding tripartite tricarboxylate transporter substrate binding protein, with product MKHMIKLVIMALSIAVAFSGLSSVARAEYPDKPVTLVVPYGPGGAADLAARIMSSTATASLGSNILVVNRTGASGVTGSAFVTKSKPDGYTLLMARVGSQAAVPALNPNIPYKWDDFTFLGLIELNPFALTVNAESRFKTYDDLIKAIKAGEKISYSSAGVGTLPHLGMVVFLDKLGLDQDALTHVPFKGGGAAATALTGNHVDVFFQNLSGVIGGIQGGKLRALALTTPERVASVPDVPTFAEVGEPEMEAILGWTGVWGPKNLPDEVVDKWVGVLETLSKDRAWLKLTKGLGSIPQVLKPKPTREFVKNQYETFKDTIERVGMTISN from the coding sequence ATGAAACACATGATTAAACTAGTAATTATGGCGCTGTCCATAGCAGTGGCCTTTTCCGGCCTTTCGTCTGTCGCGAGAGCGGAATACCCCGATAAACCAGTCACGCTTGTTGTGCCTTATGGCCCCGGTGGTGCCGCTGACCTGGCCGCACGCATCATGTCATCTACCGCAACCGCATCCCTGGGCAGTAATATTCTGGTCGTCAACCGTACGGGTGCATCAGGTGTCACCGGATCTGCATTTGTGACCAAGTCGAAACCGGATGGGTACACCCTGCTTATGGCACGGGTCGGGTCGCAGGCGGCCGTGCCAGCCTTGAATCCGAACATCCCATACAAATGGGATGATTTCACCTTTCTCGGCCTGATTGAGTTAAATCCATTTGCTTTGACCGTTAATGCTGAATCGCGTTTTAAGACCTATGATGATCTGATCAAGGCAATTAAGGCCGGCGAGAAAATCAGCTACTCATCTGCCGGTGTGGGGACATTGCCGCATTTAGGCATGGTCGTTTTTCTCGATAAACTGGGACTCGACCAGGATGCATTGACCCATGTGCCTTTTAAAGGTGGCGGCGCTGCCGCTACTGCATTGACTGGCAACCACGTCGACGTCTTTTTCCAGAACCTGTCAGGCGTCATTGGCGGCATACAGGGCGGTAAATTGCGGGCGCTGGCTTTGACAACGCCGGAACGCGTTGCATCGGTTCCGGACGTGCCGACATTTGCCGAAGTCGGAGAACCCGAAATGGAAGCCATTTTGGGCTGGACAGGGGTCTGGGGTCCAAAAAATCTGCCGGATGAAGTCGTCGACAAATGGGTGGGCGTTCTTGAGACTCTCAGCAAGGACAGAGCCTGGCTTAAACTGACGAAAGGCCTGGGTTCAATTCCTCAGGTTTTGAAACCCAAACCAACACGTGAGTTTGTCAAAAACCAGTATGAGACGTTCAAGGATACAATTGAACGTGTCGGAATGACGATCTCCAACTAG